Proteins from a single region of Kogia breviceps isolate mKogBre1 chromosome 5, mKogBre1 haplotype 1, whole genome shotgun sequence:
- the LOC131757330 gene encoding putative protein ARB2BP isoform X2, translating to MFQQFNIRSSSPILPRPVKGLVQLITRAQWLPVTQELSFRKFIEQSDLLEELKYDFNEKAELRHTETHTPFVFNYYKNVLERNSKRYQALGLLLDQYIYELLEKVCKLQKVYIPPEADKEPRSFFFMSERALTNHHSALLVLLQDRGVFRAGQWSQQAVIHHGLQHGSQIPCIQMALQAHYDVIVLNPNDNFVDLQTEKEWKGLLTQNVESSSRKMVQTESFLSLQQSLQCIPKRCSNTPEEHMAYIWDYFISKAEGKDVAFIVHGYGGLVFMDLLVRRKWEVMSKVYAVALIDSEHHVGHQLGSDIQLLAWIKHHCREWVTSPKPLDKPAATVLKKEFPIFSAGTEKYNLAPSSSLQSIFKYFRKALKAKAAINFSRVPIVTRSSTKRKQSA from the exons ATGTTCCAACAGTTTAACATCCGCTCCTCCTCCCCCATTTTACCAAGGCCGGTAAAGGGACTCGTCCAGCTCATTACCAGAGCCCAG TGGTTACCAGTGACTCAGGAACTGAGCTTCCGAAAATTTATCGAACAATCTGATTTACTAGAGGAACTTAAATATGACTTCAATGAAAAAGCTGAATTGagacacactgagacacatacgCCTTTTGTCTTTAACTATTATAAAAATGTCCTGGAGAGGAATAGCAAGCGCTACCAGGCCCTTGGCCTTTTGCTTGACCAATACATTTATGAACTTTTGGAAAAAGTGTGCAAATTACAAAAAGTATATATCCCACCAGAGGCTGATAAGGAACcaagaagcttctttttcatgAGTGAGAGAGCATTAACAAATCATCATTCTGCTCTTCTTGTCCTTCTTCAAGACCGTGGGGTCTTTAGAGCTGGTCAGTGGAGTCAGCAGGCAGTAATACATCATGGTCTCCAACATGGAAGTCAGATACCATGTATTCAAATGGCATTGCAGGCACATTATGATGTAATTGTGCTAAACCCCAATGACAATTTTGTGGACCTACAGACAGAAAAAGAGTGGAAAGGCCTTTTAACACAAAATGTTGAGTCCTCTTCCAGAAAAATGGTTCAGACTGAGAGCTTTTTATCTCTCCAGCAGTCTCTCCAATGTATTCCAAAAAGATGCAGCAACACTCCTGAAGAACACATGGCTTATATTTGGGATTACTTCATTTCAAAGGCTGAAGGCAAGGATGTTGCCTTCATTGTACATGGTTATGGAGGCTTGGTTTTTATGGACTTGCTTGTTCGTAGAAAGTGGGAAGTAATGAGCAAAGTATATGCTGTTGCACTTATTGACTCTGAACATCACGTAGGACACCAGCTGGGGAGTGACATCCAGTTATTAGCATGGATAAAGCACCACTGCCGTGAATGGGTGACAAGTCCAAAGCCTTTGGATAAACCTGCAGCTACTGTTTTGAAAAAGGAGTTTCCCATATTTTCTGCTGGTACAGAAAAATACAACTTAGCCCCTTCCTCTAGCCTTCAgtcaatttttaaatactttagaaAAGCTTTGAAAGCCAAAGCAGCTATTAATTTCTCTCGAGTGCCCATAGTAACTAGAAGCTccacaaaaagaaagcaaagtgcTTAA
- the LOC131757330 gene encoding putative protein ARB2BP isoform X1 gives MLSPPPTLSHRMKIAVARPSPCPSSPPPAGIAVAVTSRPLRLGKWLPVTQELSFRKFIEQSDLLEELKYDFNEKAELRHTETHTPFVFNYYKNVLERNSKRYQALGLLLDQYIYELLEKVCKLQKVYIPPEADKEPRSFFFMSERALTNHHSALLVLLQDRGVFRAGQWSQQAVIHHGLQHGSQIPCIQMALQAHYDVIVLNPNDNFVDLQTEKEWKGLLTQNVESSSRKMVQTESFLSLQQSLQCIPKRCSNTPEEHMAYIWDYFISKAEGKDVAFIVHGYGGLVFMDLLVRRKWEVMSKVYAVALIDSEHHVGHQLGSDIQLLAWIKHHCREWVTSPKPLDKPAATVLKKEFPIFSAGTEKYNLAPSSSLQSIFKYFRKALKAKAAINFSRVPIVTRSSTKRKQSA, from the exons ATGCTCAGCCCTCCTCCGACCCTTTCTCACCGGATGAAGATCGCCGTCGCCCGGCCTTCCCCTTGTccatcttctcctcctcctgctggaATCGCAGTCGCTGTCACCTCAAGACCCCTCAGGCTGGGGAag TGGTTACCAGTGACTCAGGAACTGAGCTTCCGAAAATTTATCGAACAATCTGATTTACTAGAGGAACTTAAATATGACTTCAATGAAAAAGCTGAATTGagacacactgagacacatacgCCTTTTGTCTTTAACTATTATAAAAATGTCCTGGAGAGGAATAGCAAGCGCTACCAGGCCCTTGGCCTTTTGCTTGACCAATACATTTATGAACTTTTGGAAAAAGTGTGCAAATTACAAAAAGTATATATCCCACCAGAGGCTGATAAGGAACcaagaagcttctttttcatgAGTGAGAGAGCATTAACAAATCATCATTCTGCTCTTCTTGTCCTTCTTCAAGACCGTGGGGTCTTTAGAGCTGGTCAGTGGAGTCAGCAGGCAGTAATACATCATGGTCTCCAACATGGAAGTCAGATACCATGTATTCAAATGGCATTGCAGGCACATTATGATGTAATTGTGCTAAACCCCAATGACAATTTTGTGGACCTACAGACAGAAAAAGAGTGGAAAGGCCTTTTAACACAAAATGTTGAGTCCTCTTCCAGAAAAATGGTTCAGACTGAGAGCTTTTTATCTCTCCAGCAGTCTCTCCAATGTATTCCAAAAAGATGCAGCAACACTCCTGAAGAACACATGGCTTATATTTGGGATTACTTCATTTCAAAGGCTGAAGGCAAGGATGTTGCCTTCATTGTACATGGTTATGGAGGCTTGGTTTTTATGGACTTGCTTGTTCGTAGAAAGTGGGAAGTAATGAGCAAAGTATATGCTGTTGCACTTATTGACTCTGAACATCACGTAGGACACCAGCTGGGGAGTGACATCCAGTTATTAGCATGGATAAAGCACCACTGCCGTGAATGGGTGACAAGTCCAAAGCCTTTGGATAAACCTGCAGCTACTGTTTTGAAAAAGGAGTTTCCCATATTTTCTGCTGGTACAGAAAAATACAACTTAGCCCCTTCCTCTAGCCTTCAgtcaatttttaaatactttagaaAAGCTTTGAAAGCCAAAGCAGCTATTAATTTCTCTCGAGTGCCCATAGTAACTAGAAGCTccacaaaaagaaagcaaagtgcTTAA
- the TRMT10C gene encoding tRNA methyltransferase 10 homolog C, whose amino-acid sequence MSVSITFLRPFARVLVPFTLHRKRKVLYSTTLQRYTSSKIPAVSYPNKESTSPEELELDRWKITMKSSVQEEDVSTVSSNKDEDPLAATRELIEMWRLLRREVPEDISEEELKTVMECVSKSSKRKYLKYLYVKEKMKKAKQIKKEMKIAAKEQVKKDQLPETTKEDKQQNFLFLRLWDRNMDIAMGWKGAQAMQFGQPLVFDMAYDDYMKPKELQNAVSQLLESEGWNRRNVDPFHIYFCSLKTGGAYYRELVKRYGEKWNKLLLTATEKSHVDLFPKDSIIYLTADSPNVMTTFKHDKIYVVGSFVDKNMQPGTSLAKAKRLKLATECLPLDKYLQWDSGTKNLTLDQMIRILLCLKNTGSWEEALKFVPRRKHTGYLEISQHSQEFFNRMKSKTFNSFARGSVHRHRKGSLN is encoded by the coding sequence ATGAGCGTCAGTATCACCTTCTTAAGACCTTTTGCCAGAGTTTTGGTGCCATTTACCCTTCATAGGAAGAGAAAGGTTTTATATTCAACAACTCTGCAGAGATACACGTCTTCCAAAATACCAGCTGTGTCCTATCCTAATAAGGAGAGTACATCACCTGAAGAGCTGGAGTTGGATAGGTGGAAAATTACAATGAAATCTAGTGTGCAAGAAGAGGATGTTTCAACAGTCTCAAGTAACAAGGATGAAGATCCTCTAGCTGCCACCAGAGAATTAATTGAGATGTGGAGATTGCTTCGCAGAGAAGTACCAGAAGACATCAGTGAAGAAGAGCTCAAAACCGTTATGGAATGTGTTTCTAAATcgtcaaaaagaaaatatttaaaatatttatatgttaaggaaaaaatgaaaaaagccaagcaaataaaaaaggaaatgaaaatagcagcaaaagaacaagtaaaaaaaGATCAGCTACCAGAAACCACTAAGGAAGATAAACAGCAAAACTTTCTGTTTCTACGACTTTGGGATAGGAATATGGACATTGCAATGGGCTGGAAGGGTGCCCAGGCCATGCAGTTTGGACAACCTTTGGTTTTTGACATGGCTTATGATGACTATATGAAACCAAAAGAACTGCAGAATGCTGTTTCCCAACTTTTAGAAAGTGAAGGATGGAACAGAAGAAATGTTGATCCTTTCCATATTTATTTCTGCAGTCTTAAAACAGGTGGTGCCTACTATAGAGAGTTAGTTAAACGTTATGGAGAAAAGTGGAACAAATTGCTTTTAACAGCAACAGAAAAGTCTCATGTAGATTTATTTCCAAAGGACAGTATTATATATTTAACTGCAGATTCTCCCAATGTTATGACTACTTTCAAGCATGACAAAATTTATGTAGTGGGATCTTTTGTTGATAAGAATATGCAGCCAGGCACATCCCTAGCCAAAGCAAAACGGCTGAAGCTAGCAACAGAATGCCTTCCATTAGATAAATATTTGCAGTGGGACAGTGGCACCAAAAATCTCACCTTAGATCAAATGATACGTATTTTGTTATGTCTGAAAAACACTGGTAGTTGGGAAGAGGCTCTGAAGTTTGTTCCTAGGAGAAAACATACTGGTTATCTGGAGATTTCTCAGCATTCTCAAGAGTTTTTCAACAGAATGAAGTCAAAGACTTTTAACTCATTTGCAAGAGGCTCTGTACATAGACACAGAAAAGGTAGCTTGAATTAG